The Ziziphus jujuba cultivar Dongzao chromosome 1, ASM3175591v1 genome segment CCAATGCCGTCGAACAAATGATCAACAACAAGAACTTAGGCAGCTTCTCCAAAACTGACCAGATCACTAGCAAAGTGAATCATAAGAGCAGTAACAATGCTGATGATAAAAACATGGAAATTTCCGATGATGGATTCAAATGCGGAGCTCTGTGCTTGTTCCTACCTGGCTTTGGGAAAGCTAAACCGGTGAGACCAAGAAAGGTAGAAGGTGGTGATCATCAAGTGGAATATGGTATATCCAGAACAGTGTCAATGGAGAAATTTGAATGTGGGTCGTGGGCTTCATCGGCCATTATCAATGACATGAACGAAGATGGAGATTCCATGAATCTATACTTTGATCTGCCATTGGAGTTGATACGAACCGGTGGTAATGATGCTCATTCCCCAGTTACTGCTGCTTTCGTCTTCGACAAAGATCGCAAAGGGGTTCTCAAGAATAGCTCCACAAGAGCAGCTGCATCTTCTGCACCTAGGAAATCTCATGAATCATCTCGCCATGTCCGGTTCTCTGTGTCATCGTCTCCTACGTCGTACCCAGCGTCACCGGCCTCTTGCATTACCCCAAGATTGCGCAAGGCTAGGGAGGACTTCAATGCCTTTTTGGAAGCTCAGAGTGCATGAAGTAATAATGAAATCCtagttttttattgtttgaCTCTATTATCATGTGTTTGGACACTGAGCATTGATAATGCCTAGTGTTTTTCTCCAACCACATGGTTTTGTTCTTTTACTTGCTAGAAATATTTCCTCCACCTCTTTAGTTTGTtccaaaattttatctttttttgggttccaCATTAACTAATTTGTTCCTTGaattatagataatattttaccaATCACATATTAAGGTTACAGTAATACACCAATACTGAGTTACAGATAATATTTCACCAATCACATATTAAGGTTGTAGTaatacatcaataatatattaactagTATCATTTGGTAAATGTTTGTGACAAATAAGTTAacattattgattaaaaaatgctGTTAGAATATAAAACAGATGATCAATAATTATATTGTGTTCATAATTaactttattttgaatatatataaggaaatgttagtattttttttttttttttccaatcaaaaCTGTAACcttaaaaatcctttttttttgacAGACTATTACGTTAAAAATCTGATTTTTGAtagtttattattcaaaatttcaaacctCAATCTTAAAAGTAGTTACTTAAAATGGTtctttatatatctatacatgCTCAAGCAGTAAGCTTtgctttatatatttgatttgttttatcGCATTAAGAGGATTTCTTGTAGGAGGGCTTGGCTTTCTGGATATTTCACCATGCGAGAAAAACAAATTTACAAGAATATTAGTGGCAATCCTTCTGTTATAAACTGTTAGAGAGACTTAATATTTCTACAAACTGATAGTACAatgtatcatttaataaatgatATAAAACCTGATAAATAGCTGAAACTTAGGATCTAAATATGAATAGAAACTATCCTTCAAAGGAACCATAGAAAATGCTCTGTTTATTGTAATTTGGTTGAAGGAATGCCAAAGCAGGAACCTTGTCAGAATCATAAGAGATTATGATGTTTGCCCCTGAAAACCATGTCTTTTTCCTATATTTTATGGCTAAATTTGATATCACTGACTCATTCAAGCCAAAACCAATATATAGGAAAGTATGAGGCAGCTTTCTCAACAAAGTTCTTGATAGCAGAGTCTAAATCAAGTATGGTAACATCAGGAGCCACAACTTTCTTCAGATAACAAACAAGTAACTCTGCTTTATTTAAAGGAGCATTGTCTAATGATAAAATTACTACTAGTTTGAATAAGAGTTCCAAATTCcaattttaaacaataaaatacaaaataaactttttatacagtatataaattgtaattaataaaacaaatcaatatTTATCTGCATTTGTATatgaggttttctttttttcacgttgattttctttttaacaaatttttttcaatgaaaattaacaagatttatacaaaaacaaatatacataagGAGGTTAATTTTGCTTGCTATTATCACTtaaataatgaattaattattaaataagtttggttttattttaaactttccttttaaaagtaaaaaattattcGAACTatctatattattaaaaataacacCGTATACAAATAATGTTTAATTCACTTGGTATATTATTAACTTTCAAATTTGTTCATCTTTGAAACCATTAGCTCAAAATCATTCTCGATAACTTAAAGAATCATAGCATGTTCAAGTAATTAAgaacatatataaaatgaaattaaaatagtAACTTTTTAGAGTATCATAAGACGAActtgtatatttataatttggacAAATAACCTTAATTATCATCATCACCAATTAGAATGTATAGATGCTGATTTGAGCTCATTGGTTTAGGTAAAGAAACACAAAGAGTTAATCACGTTGGAAGTAAACGGGCATTCATACAATGAAAATACCAATTTATAGAATTAATATAAAGATCAATTTCActcttttaaaaaagaaactaaattatattcaaagattaaaagaagaagaagaaaaagaaataataataaaacccgGATGGTATAAGCACGTGCGCTTCCACGTGAACAAAGCTGATGATTTGTTTGATGCGAAGAAGAGAAGCTTCCCCCAAAAgagttcaaaattcaaattacaaaaattcgaaagcagagagagagagagagagagagagagatggcgaCGAAAGGGAGCATGAAGGGTTTCTACAggcagaagaagaagagtggAATAGCAAAGGCTTCTTCCAAGAAATCATCGGCCCCAAAATCAAAACCCCACGCTTCTTTCACTCTGGGCTCCGATGTTGCCCAGCCTCCTGCTCTCTTTTCCCATGGCTCTCCTGACCTTcaaggttttttcttttttttttttttgggaaaccccatcaaaaaaaaatcttgcctttggaaaaaaaaaataaaaacccaatttTGTTCTTAATTCATCTATTTAACTAGAAATGTAATTGtgggtttttattgttttaatttttatggcgctgattttatttaaaaatgtgattttGATTGGTGTGATAGATGATTATGATGAGAAAGAGGAGCTTCTGAGGCAATTCGACCTGAACATGGCGTATGGACCCTGCGCTGGGATGACAAGACTGGCTCGGTGGGAGCGTGCATCTAAATTAGGCATGAACCCTCCTCAAGAAATTGGGGCTCTTTTGAAAGCTAGCAATGTTCGCTCACAGTCCTTGTGGGATGATCGCATTTAGATATATTGTATtgcttttcttacttttttttgttatgtTGCTTGGCTTTTTATGTACGACTAATGACTGAAAATAGTGTGTTTCAGCTACGACTAATGACTGAAAATAGTGTGTTTCAGCCTCTGAaacatttatgtttttaatgcACAAATCAGATTCAGGCCATTTTGGGTTTTTCGTTTGCAAATCTTATGCTGGGCCTTTGCCAAATTGTTGTTACTTATATTATTATCTTAATTGTTCTAATCAAAATTCATGTCAACTATACAATCATAATATTGTTGGATTTTGATAAAACTAGTActgtttctaaaaaaaaaatgagaactaCTATTTTATGTAGAACGTTTAGTTAAGGGTTGTAGACAATCAAAATGGCTATTGGAGGTCCTAATTTCTTTGCccgttttcaatatttttaaccCCTATGATTTTTCAGTATGTTTTGGTTGTCTATGATGATTTCAGAATTTTTTTGATACGGACACCTtaaaccttttttgttttctagccaaaacaataaaataaaagtacttGCATAAATCAATATTGGCATTTGTTAAGAATGGTTGCTTGATAGTTGATATAGTTTTACTAATGAACTACTATACAGAGCCCACTGAGACTATAATAATTTATGCAGAAGTAAACTTTGAGTATGAtgagttatttttattttgccaaGTTTGTGTCTTGAACATGATCTGAATCTCTTTACAATTGTTGATGTACATGATTTTTAACATGTAAATCCTATTTTTTTTGCatggaatttaattttgttattatacaTAAATCATACCATGAAAATCTttgtaacaataatttttttttttcattaacttTTTTCCTAATAATTGTGATAGTTTCATGGGAGTATGGATAACAAGATATCTTATGTATAGGTCAGAGTATGAGCTTGGTTAATTCTTGATAACATCATTTTACTGATAGTGTTATTGATTTGAGATATTTATGGAGTCGTATCCTTCCTCCATATCTTACTTttgttgataaaatatataactgTTGGTTTCGCTTCTTTCTGTTTTTCCACTTAGGAATGTTTAGCAGGATGTTGGTTCATTTATGTGAGAATTTTTAATCTATGTTTCATACCCGTAAGTTTAATTACTTTCTAGTATTAATAAGTGATTTAGCATTCATGTTagtttttaatcaattaattgttTGATTTCCACCTAAACAAGTGTTTGGCTGAACAAATTGGAGAGTAACACACCATGAGTGCTTCCAAGTATCAGGTATAATAAGCTTCCAACAGTCAATAAAGTTCAACAAACATTTTCTGGTTGAAAATGAAATTTGGAGGACATTGAGGAGAATGGGGTAATGTTTTTCTCTGCAGCAAACGAAGGAGAATATTGCTTTTGTAGTTTTAATGAAATGTTAGAAACATCATTGCATAGTTTTGTAGTTTGCCATGTATTATTTTTGGTTAACTGAGACAATTCATGATGGGCCTTTGGCCAAAATATCTGTTTTACCTTGTTGTAATGGTATTTTTGTTGCCAGATGCAGATGTGATTTAACGTTTCATTTATCAGAAAGCTGAAAAGAATGCTTCAATGCTTTAACACTTTTTTCCAGAATTATGCACTTGCTCAGGTTTTATTTGCTGGGATATTGTATAGGGGTGCCAAAATATACTGATCCAAAATAATCACGATGTGGGAAGGAGAGAAATCCAAGAAGGTTGCTAATAGATAACAATTATCAAACTAGTACAATTCtaagaatatatttggttttctatatatatttttttcacttttttctttttgctggtttaggtttgaaaacaaactttctttgtattattttttgaaaggtaTCTTAAGATTCTTCTGGACATACACATATGGGCTTCTGTACGGATAACCCATGGGAATCCAACATAGTCCTGATAGTGTCAAACAAAATTTTGGGCTTTTATCAAAgtgcctttttccttttctttgatTGGATTCGAAGGGTCATCTATTTTAGAGCGTATGGCTCCTCCGTGAGCTGTGTGAGAAGAAAGCTTGTCTTTCAttcttcttttatcttttcctttttactttttttctttttattcttggttCTTGTATGTTTTTTACTCATGTCCTTTTGCCCAATGCTTTCCCCATTTGTACCCGTATGACTAAGCGTGCGCAATAGTTACCAAGTACTAACCAAATGTTACTTTAGAGACAAGACAAATTGTCATTTTTACAATagaagcaacaaaaaaaaaaaaaaaaacaaaatgaaataataatttactatccatatattatttcatatttttatttttttagatccTGCATTATACATTTAACAACTCAACATAAATAGAATTAATAGATAGAAACtagcggcgagtttttcccatTTTATAAGGACCTAAAGAAACCTATAAATCAAAATTACTAGCATAATTATCACGTACAATAATTGATGTCCACtatcattgaaaaattaatgtaCCATCGAAATTAAATTCTTTGTCACGCATATGAAAAAACTATAAGACACCAAGTGTCATTAACTCTGTTCGTACAAAAGAAACACCTGTCGACCATACCGtccaaatataaaatccaaattgaCAAAGGCTGGCTTCTTTGAAATAGAAACTTCAATCTCACGAGACAGACAGTGAAAGTGGGCCCAATTCCTCCTTTTTTGGAATTGACGTTTTAACAACCTCAAATCATTAAACGACATGGACACATGTAAGATgtagaaaaaaggaagaataagaagaagatgaacaTGAATGCAAAGAGGCTTCTTTTACTCTGCTTACTCCACTTCACTCTTTATAATAACGAATTTTTTGAACCCAAAAATGGTTATGAATCCAAaactctaaaatatatatatagtgttttgtttgtttgctaAAAAAAGtagtgtgtttttttattttgttattaattggtaattattatcactAGGATATATTGGTGACACAGTAATTGATAATTGTAAAGTAAATTGATAAAGATAATACATATCATCACTCCTACTTATAAAAATCATCAAAGTTagaaatagtaatttttttttttcccccttcttttAGATTcttaaaaatcacactttttcttttgcatttttcAATGCGGCCTTTTGTGTAATATTCTCTGCGTGCCCTTCATGTGACATGGGTCCCACTACCACCACCCCCTTCCtaatcaataattattaatgatatttattcaCCTCCTAGATGATGCTTGGACTGGACCAACCATTCCTAATTTCTTATGTGTGTGTtaattatatgataaaatttaggCAGATTTGATGCTCTATtatatgcttttttctttttctttttttcttttttgaggtttgaaattttgttacACTATAATTCATGATACTAGTAGAAAGAATTAGGGAGAAGCATAAACTGCCATGGTCCATGCCAGCTGCCAAGCAATAATATGAAGTCCAAGTGGTCTACATGCTTTctcctttgttttcttttcttttgataCCGTTATTGCAGTGGTTGACACCATATTTTTTATGGATTAATCCATAACAAAAATACATAattgctattaaaaaaaataattattaattatggtTACCATTAATACATGATTCAAAAAGGtggtttataaatttaaatatatatttaatgtgcactttgaaaaatgtaattttcagAGTTGAACTGAAATGTATATATCTAGATAATGTATTATATTGTAAGAAAGTAaatgaaactaaataaaaaaagacaagaaCTTTCATGTAAAAcgtaaactaaaataaaagttgtaaattattattttacagcAAAACTGAAGGGATAGAGGATAAAATTGGAAGAGAGATCTGACAGCCAAGAAATGGGTATTATTCTATAATAAACATGTGCACCTTAAGCCTTGTCATTGGGAGTCCGAGTGACGGTGAGGATTGAGGATATCAGGCGGAGATAGAGAAACCCTTTACATACATACAGCTACTTGCTCTTTTGTCCAGCGTACACGCTGCACATTCTTTCAaacctacatttttttttttcaaattcattttcatcccagaaagaaaaaaaaaaaaaaaaacatttttttttattaatttcttttcactCCCATAAATAACTTTGCCAAACTCCTTGTGACCACCATGGCCAAGCCAACTCACACGTCAGTTTTGATTCTTAATTCTTCATAAATAACTCTTTCAAAATCTGTCACATTCTCATACCCGTTTcaaagcatttttctttttcttttggcatTTAATTTGGAATTCCATTTGCAGTTCGGACTGTGTTTAATACTCTCACGGGGGTCATTGCCTCGTTGTCTTGTTTTTATCACCGTTGATAATTTGATACCCTCTTGCATCTGGCCCCACCTAAATTGTTATTCCAACTGTCATCACTACACTAGTTTTCTCTTGAGTTTTGTTGTTGGTACTGTTCCACCCAATTGAGTAAACCACAATTCCCtgctttttatataaaaattatggagGCTACCGGTCTATATAATAGGGTTCCTAATTAAAAACTCAGAGGAAGTAAAGATTAATGGATTCCAATAGAGGACAACCTTTTTGTGGTTCATCTTTTTCCATTTTcgttttggtgaaaattgactgtaaaaattatgaaagaaaACTAATTCTGTACTGTTTCCAAAAAGGACGAAGaaaattaaagctaaaaatTGCTTTCATCAAAGATATTATAAACTGTTATATTCAAACTAACAGATCTAATGGAGTGTAATGAATAGAAAGCAGTTCAATTAGACTGTGAAAATTCACAACTTTATCTCCATGAACATTGCTCTGGAAAAtaaccccacaaaaaaaaaagtataaactcTTTAAGAATCCTAGGAATTTTAGAGCAACAGATAAAAACAGTTCCTTTCGATTAAAGTGAACTTCACCGAAATCATGATtcataattctttttcttttttccattcctTTTTCTTGTGTTAGTTAAAGAATGAGGCACATGTCCTCTTTTGACTTCGTCTTGGATGACAAAGCCGACACTTAACtaaattattacccaaaaaaatatataaaatccaagaaaaataaagaaaataataatgaacaaatagaaaaaaggaGAGGTATGAAGCAAGCAAAGGAGGTAAAGCAAGAAGCAGCAGCAGAAAAAGGAAGTTCATTTGCCACAAAAAATGAAAGCCAGCCCTGCATGCATTTGGTGGTAGTGCACTGATGGTCCCCCCATCCTATACGTACCGACAGCAAAAACCAATCAACCAAATTTAtctctcattttttattatattctaaaaACAAAGTATCAGAATActtctaagaaaaaaaaaattaaaaaattgaatgcaAAGTGCAAACAGCTCTCATATTCTGTTCAAAGCTTATGTTTAATCATATACCCCACCACCATCTACTGTATGGCTGTATCTCTatacttttaattaaaaaaaaaaaaaaattatcatacaaGAAAGAACCCACCTCCCAATGAATTTACCCTTCTACAAAGAAGTCAATCTAATCATATAGAACAAATAATAAACAAGGAATTAAACACATCACtaaaatgcaaaagaaaaaaaaaatttaaataaaagaaaataaataaaaatctatcaaaagaaagaaaaggggtTGTCATTGACGAGTCTTCTGTAGTCTGGATCCGATCATTTTGAGCTCAAATTTCTTGATGGTGAAAGCAATGTCACGCATTGTTGTGTCCAAAACATAAGGGGTTTTTTCAAAGGTGATCTGTGTCAAATTGAGGAGGTTCCGGCAGGGTTCGCGGCGCACTGCGATGGTGCCGTGATAATGGAAATATTTGATCCGGCCCTCCGTCTTGTGCGTTGTCTTGCCTCCTATGTTTTGCGACATGTGCACCCCCGTGGCATATACAGCTCGCGGCTGCACCGCGTACTTGCGGTCCCTCCTTATTCCTTTTTTCACATCTCTATATACAAGTTTCTCAAAACCCCATCTCCTGTTTCCACACAACAAtatcaacaacagcaacaacactATTCCCATAAGCTTATCAACCGAAAAAACACCAGGCAGACTTGTCAAAGACAAAACACCCATAGAAATCCATCAACAATATTAACCATGTGTTTCGCATATCCAATCTTAATGGCAATCAATTCATCAAATTAATCAATCATGCGGCTAAAACATAAACCATCTGTTATTAAGATGTATTTCATGTTGATCCCACCTTATGTAGCAACTAAATCAGTCATAATCTTGCTGGTTTCATCACTGTCAATATCGAAATTGGTCCTCCCAATCTCATGTCGGCAtatacttaataaaaaaaagcttgATGAATAGACTACTTTGTTCATTGAAAAGCACATTTTATTACACGTACCAATCTTTCATGCCCACAATTAACAACATCATTTGACTATTGCGACTTTCATGCATCTAGTAGGAGAAAGAAACATGATCTATAATCGTGTTTGATTCTGAGGTTATGATTCTTCACTAACATAATTAGAGTCGAATATATACATGTTTTGCACTAGAAGATTCACCAAAATTCTAACTTCTTTTCCATTCCCGAAATTGACGTAAAGTTAGATCATTCTAATGCTCTTATAGAACCGGAAAGGCGGAGAACACCGACAACTGAATTATAGTTTTATATTACATATACATGTTTGAAAAGAATAGATAATGTCATAATCCTAatcaagtattttctttaagaAAAGTATATAACTTAAGAATAATTGTTTATACCAAACCTACTTGGAAAAGTCCAAGTACAatgaagcaaagaaaaaatttataccCGAGCAGTAGAATTTGCTACGAATACCAAATACCTTTACACCATAACTAATATAGACATGCTTTTCAACATCaacataaaaagaagaaaaaagtttcACATTTCAAGCTCAACCCAATAATACCATGTGATGCATCTACCTAACTTACAAGACAGGGAGGACAACTTTTACACAATCTATATCATTGTTCTCAAGAATCCAATGTTTAATTACCAACAGGGTTAGAAACCATGGAGtcaaaatttcattattaaaatgCTAACATAGACAATCTAATACAAAATTGATTCTGTTTCTTACTCCAATTCgatcaattcaaatattaaaatttgaccaaatatTACAAGAACAGAAAACGTCAATTTTAAATTCGCTATTGATTGAGCTTAGATCTGTGTAATAAATTCACTagcatgcaaaaaaaaaaaagtgaagaaaaaaatcttaaaaatcacaagcccccaaaaaaaaaaaatttaaataaaataataataataataaaagaagaaaaacaggaTTTAAGAGAAAAAGACAAAGGGGATATGAGTGAAAACGAACCTGTAAGTTCTTCCAGCATCATCGGTGAGGCAGAGCTTACTGCTCATTGGCATCTGTTCAATGGTGAATTGGGAATAATCGGAGAGCGAATCGAGCACAGATTTGATAGTGTTTTTGGGGGGCACATAAATATACTCATCCACATCAAAGAAGAACATCCATTTGGCCATGAACTTGTACCTGTGCAAGCAATCATTCACCACCATGAACTGGTTGTGGTAATACCCATCGAACCTCTCTTGGTCCCTGATATCCTGCAATGTCACGTAGCCCAACTCCATCCACGGCTTCAAAACCTCCATCACCTCCTCGTGGACCCCCCCGGCGTCGTGAATCACGAAGTGGGATCTCGGCCCGAATAGTCTCACATGGTACGCCAACCATTCCCTCACTCTCTGAGGACTGAGAGTTCCGTACAACGATGACCCGCAGTACAAGTAGTCGTACTTCGGACTTGAAGTGAAAACGGTGGCGTCCAAGCTTCCCGGAATTTCCGTCAGAGCTTCGATTCTGTCCGTGATGTTGAAATTCCGGTCGCCACCGCCGGATGTGGAGGCGTAGAGCACTAACTTCCCGCCAGAGTTGTCGGCGTTCACCGGAACAGAGAAAGTGCAGTTAACAACGACGACAGTGTAGACCCTCCCGTAACCCCAGTCGGGAAGGACCTTGTAGCTGACGCCGGAGATGGGTTCGGAGGAGTTGAGGTCCGGAACCCACTGGCATTGATAGGTCGGTTTTCCGTACAGATGAAGTGGTTTCGAAGCCAGACCGACAATGGCGAAAGTGTTGAGACCTCCTCTGTAAGCTCCCATGGTGATGAAGTTGTAAGCGGCGGAACCGTAAGGGTTGAAAACGCGCTTGAGAGCGCCATTGGGAAGGAGTCGATCTTTGTCGACCGCGACGGACGGGGGAGATGGGATCGGCGGAGGAGGGAGAGGCGGTGGGGCAGCCGCCGCCAAAGCCAGAAGAAGTGTCTGGTTCTGGGTTTGGGAGGAGTTTTGGGAAACTACTCTGGAAATACAGACACGGAGATCAGAGGTGGAGATGGTGAAACGTGAAGGAAGGAACTGGAGGAGGGTGGCTAAACTGCAGAGAATGAGCAAAGCTGTCAATAAGAGCTTAAGCTCCGCCGCATAGCTCCATACGAACTTCACAGACATCTTCTTCTCCACTCTTTCTTTAACCATTTCTGAtacttattttttgggttttctgatTCAAAGCCTCTTTCTCagagaataaaaaaacagaGATAAAAGGTTGAGAAATGCAGAAAAAACAGGGGTGATCtagaaagagagggagagaagaagaggaaaaaaaaaaa includes the following:
- the LOC107404725 gene encoding uncharacterized protein LOC107404725, with protein sequence MATKGSMKGFYRQKKKSGIAKASSKKSSAPKSKPHASFTLGSDVAQPPALFSHGSPDLQDDYDEKEELLRQFDLNMAYGPCAGMTRLARWERASKLGMNPPQEIGALLKASNVRSQSLWDDRI
- the LOC107435947 gene encoding uncharacterized protein LOC107435947; the protein is MALPSSHPVVPNSDSNINNLQQPDHESSGFLAIEEPKFLIKNESLMKEKQISVDPISLRESSLRETCADSILILPAVTPPTSAMMDLHPPPLLPANPKFLSCSLPNSANSSPRFGKAFLKKKWRNESHASPRQIENHSRLQSPGDGLLTLGQELHLSRSKSCGQGRAFQPSDDFDLWHNKPNAVEQMINNKNLGSFSKTDQITSKVNHKSSNNADDKNMEISDDGFKCGALCLFLPGFGKAKPVRPRKVEGGDHQVEYGISRTVSMEKFECGSWASSAIINDMNEDGDSMNLYFDLPLELIRTGGNDAHSPVTAAFVFDKDRKGVLKNSSTRAAASSAPRKSHESSRHVRFSVSSSPTSYPASPASCITPRLRKAREDFNAFLEAQSA
- the LOC107404726 gene encoding galactan beta-1,4-galactosyltransferase GALS3, coding for MVKERVEKKMSVKFVWSYAAELKLLLTALLILCSLATLLQFLPSRFTISTSDLRVCISRVVSQNSSQTQNQTLLLALAAAAPPPLPPPPIPSPPSVAVDKDRLLPNGALKRVFNPYGSAAYNFITMGAYRGGLNTFAIVGLASKPLHLYGKPTYQCQWVPDLNSSEPISGVSYKVLPDWGYGRVYTVVVVNCTFSVPVNADNSGGKLVLYASTSGGGDRNFNITDRIEALTEIPGSLDATVFTSSPKYDYLYCGSSLYGTLSPQRVREWLAYHVRLFGPRSHFVIHDAGGVHEEVMEVLKPWMELGYVTLQDIRDQERFDGYYHNQFMVVNDCLHRYKFMAKWMFFFDVDEYIYVPPKNTIKSVLDSLSDYSQFTIEQMPMSSKLCLTDDAGRTYRRWGFEKLVYRDVKKGIRRDRKYAVQPRAVYATGVHMSQNIGGKTTHKTEGRIKYFHYHGTIAVRREPCRNLLNLTQITFEKTPYVLDTTMRDIAFTIKKFELKMIGSRLQKTRQ